CCGGGGCCGGGTCATGGGTCCGCCCGCCGCGATCCACAGCGGTGACCGGGTCCGGATGTCGACGGCCAAGGACCCGGTCCGCGGCGAGCCGGTCTTCCAGCTGCTGGACGAGCCCTACCGCGCCTGGAGCTGACGGGACGTCAACCCCGGTCGGCTGCGCGGGACTTCGGGTCTCGCCACACCCCGGGGATCACATCCCGCACCCGCACCGGAAGCCCCGTCCCGAAGCACCGGTTGGCGGCCAGCCCCACGCCCAGCGCCAGGGCCCCGTCCCGTTCCGTGGCCGTCGGGTGGCCGGAGTCGTCAGGCCCCTCGCTCGCGGGCCGCGCTGCCGGGTCCACGGGGCCGAAGAGCGCGTCGAGCATCCGCGGGTCTCCCCCGCCGTGCGCCTCGTGCGCGGTGACGAGCGGGACGTCGACCGGGGGCTTCCACAGCGGTCGCAGGGTCAGCCGCGCACCGCCCGCGTGATCCGCCGCGGTGTCCCCGTGCAGCGCTCCGCTCGCCGAGGTGATCCTGGTCAGGGGCGCCTGCCAGCGGCTCTCCTCCACCTCCAGCTCCAGGCGGCCGGCGCTGCCGTTGAACATCACCCGGTAGCCCTCCCACGGTGAGTAGGCCGTGAGGTGGTACGTCATCGTCGCGCCGCGGGTGTGGCGGACGAGGAGCGCCATGTCGTCCTCGATGGTGACCGGCCCGTCGAAGACGTTGCGGTCGCGGAGGTAGCCGTCGTCCTGCTCGGCGTCCAGGTAGAGGGCCCGCAGGGTGTCGTCGGCGGCGAGGTCGAGGGCGTAGGGGTCGTCGGCGGCCCCACCCGCCCCGTGGGCCCGGGTGTACGCGCGGCGCAGACCGTGGCGCTCGCCCGCCTCACGGCCGTAGAAGCCGAGCCGCCCGTAGCCGAAGACGTCCTGGGGCTCGTCGGCGAGCCACCAGTTGACCAGGTCGAAGTGGTGGCCGGCCTTGTGGACCATCAGTCCGCCGCTGTTCCGCTTCTCGCGGTGCCAGCGCCGGAAGTAGTCGGCGCCGTGCCGGGTGTCGAGGAGCCATTCGAAGTGCACGGAGAGGATCTCGCCGATCGCGCCGTCGGCGAGCAGGGCGCGGACCTTCTCGTGCACGGGGTTGAAGCGGTAGTTGAAGGCGACGGTCAGGGAGTTGCCGGTGTCGCGGACCGTGTCCAGGATGCGGGCGCAGCGGTCCGCGTCGACGGTCATCGGCTTCTCGGTGACGACACGGCAGCCCGCCTTC
Above is a window of Streptomyces griseorubiginosus DNA encoding:
- a CDS encoding Gfo/Idh/MocA family oxidoreductase, producing MSRTPHLRAAVVGTGHRAQLFTRALAARPGHRVAALCDPNPTRMAFHNRLLAAAGEPAAAQWEPERFADLLVKEGIDEVVVTTVDAAHDRYIVPALKAGCRVVTEKPMTVDADRCARILDTVRDTGNSLTVAFNYRFNPVHEKVRALLADGAIGEILSVHFEWLLDTRHGADYFRRWHREKRNSGGLMVHKAGHHFDLVNWWLADEPQDVFGYGRLGFYGREAGERHGLRRAYTRAHGAGGAADDPYALDLAADDTLRALYLDAEQDDGYLRDRNVFDGPVTIEDDMALLVRHTRGATMTYHLTAYSPWEGYRVMFNGSAGRLELEVEESRWQAPLTRITSASGALHGDTAADHAGGARLTLRPLWKPPVDVPLVTAHEAHGGGDPRMLDALFGPVDPAARPASEGPDDSGHPTATERDGALALGVGLAANRCFGTGLPVRVRDVIPGVWRDPKSRAADRG